From Diospyros lotus cultivar Yz01 chromosome 4, ASM1463336v1, whole genome shotgun sequence, a single genomic window includes:
- the LOC127799734 gene encoding LOB domain-containing protein 18-like, with product MPWGNIPRPRSRCYACVVLNRGCNSQCIFAPYFHFEDGISHFVAIRDVFTVKNVVNILALLPVNDRFWASDTLFFEAQARLQDPVYGCDLLFAYYSSHSQPVPQPDKNPSWNFDLPIIPKDVPHPSFSEAALPPYPGEASSSQMPPPDDINELGAIVFGNRCPH from the exons ATGCCATGGGGCAACATACCAAGGCCCCGGTCTCGATGCTATGCCTGCGTAGTCTTAAATAGAGGATGTAATTCACAGTGCATCTTTGCTCCTTACTTCCATTTTGAGGATGGTATTTCTCATTTTGTCGCCATCCGTGATGTCTTTACTGTCAAGAATGTCGTCAACATCCTAGCTCTGCTTCCGGTCAACGACCGATTTTGGGCTTCTGATACACTCTtctttgaagctcaagcccggCTTCAAGATCCCGTCTATGgctgt GATTTACtatttgcatattattcttcACATTCCCAACCTGTTCCTCAACCTGATAAAAACCCGAGTTGGAATTTCGATCTTCCTATCATTCCAAAGGATGTCCCTCATCCCAGTTTCTCAGAGGCTGCTCTTCCACCTTACCCTGGTGAAGCCAGCAGTAGCCAGATGCCACCCCCAGATGACATCAATGAGCTGGGAGCTATTGTGTTTGGCAACCGTTGTCCTCACTAA